A single region of the Nocardioides aurantiacus genome encodes:
- a CDS encoding helix-turn-helix domain-containing protein → MAYSTKALGEVIRELRESSPEDLSQQGLGERAGYSVGAGAGVSMSRVESGQMRPRPDRVERIAEALKVTPAELIGLAERRTVEHSMTVSELPISKATTRSKLSTAGRPTKERLTALHRVVGARTDRVDEAADSFNLAHDHARDKFFVPFIEQAHLISGAPDLPTPETLDSEEPVEPGAVTGYELDLAASRLAGALGGATVGAGVGGAAAYGAFTAAATFGTASTGAAISGLSGVAATNATWAFLGGGSLAAGGAGVAGGMTIAASVVAVPAAMLAIGGFLLVSRRNKQKELELNLKIDEAEAELERMLAGYEAMVTAIEDATRILEYIALHAGHAQERWRRSLSTTEAARWADLTRREQSEYSDFLRIAACQIAVANVNFGAFLAVDGSELEALKKGATESLAFAQDLVEELV, encoded by the coding sequence ATGGCTTACTCGACCAAGGCACTTGGCGAGGTCATTCGTGAGCTCCGCGAAAGCAGTCCCGAGGACCTCAGCCAGCAGGGCCTCGGCGAGCGCGCGGGCTACAGCGTGGGTGCGGGTGCCGGTGTGTCGATGTCACGAGTCGAGTCTGGGCAGATGCGCCCGCGCCCGGACCGCGTCGAGCGGATCGCTGAGGCGCTCAAGGTCACGCCCGCCGAGCTCATCGGCCTCGCTGAACGACGGACCGTGGAGCACTCCATGACCGTGAGTGAGTTGCCGATCTCGAAGGCCACGACCAGGTCGAAGCTGAGTACTGCCGGTCGTCCGACCAAGGAGCGCCTGACGGCGCTCCACCGTGTTGTCGGCGCACGCACCGATCGGGTTGACGAGGCGGCCGATTCTTTCAACTTGGCGCACGACCACGCGCGCGACAAGTTCTTCGTCCCCTTCATCGAGCAGGCGCACCTGATCTCGGGAGCGCCCGACCTTCCGACCCCGGAGACCTTGGACAGTGAGGAGCCGGTCGAGCCCGGCGCCGTGACCGGGTACGAGCTGGACCTGGCCGCGAGCCGGTTGGCGGGAGCTCTAGGGGGCGCGACCGTGGGCGCAGGGGTCGGCGGTGCCGCTGCCTACGGTGCGTTCACGGCTGCAGCCACCTTCGGGACCGCCTCGACAGGTGCCGCGATCAGCGGTCTGTCCGGCGTTGCCGCGACGAACGCCACCTGGGCGTTCCTTGGTGGCGGGAGCCTTGCTGCCGGTGGCGCCGGGGTCGCTGGGGGGATGACGATCGCGGCCAGCGTCGTCGCCGTGCCAGCGGCGATGCTCGCCATCGGCGGCTTCCTGCTCGTGTCGCGTCGCAACAAGCAGAAGGAGCTCGAGCTGAACCTAAAGATTGACGAGGCGGAAGCGGAGCTAGAGCGAATGTTGGCTGGATACGAGGCCATGGTGACCGCCATCGAGGACGCAACCCGCATCCTGGAGTACATCGCCCTACACGCCGGCCATGCCCAGGAGCGCTGGCGCAGATCGTTGTCCACAACGGAAGCGGCACGTTGGGCGGACCTCACACGGCGCGAGCAGAGCGAGTACAGCGACTTCTTGCGCATCGCCGCCTGCCAGATCGCCGTCGCGAACGTGAACTTTGGCGCCTTTCTCGCAGTCGACGGCAGCGAGCTGGAGGCTCTCAAGAAGGGCGCTACCGAGAGCCTCGCATTCGCCCAGGATCTCGTGGAGGAGCTGGTCTGA
- a CDS encoding heavy metal translocating P-type ATPase: MSQTPVRDTRSVDLLVGGMTCASCVGRVEKKLNRLDGVTATVNLATASARVAYDPALVDEETLVATVERTGYSASLPSEGDDPAQEEDTQARVLLRRLAVAAPLTVAVAVLAMAPGVPRLPWLQLLLTLPVVAYAGWPFHRAAAVNARHLSSTMDTLVSIGTVAAFAWSVVELLRGEMHLYFEVAATVTTFLLLGRWLEARAKSRAGSALHALLELGETRAVLLEAGPDGAAEREVDVAALRPGMRVLVRPGARVPTDGVVVAGRSSCDESMVTGESLPVEKDAGDEVVGGTLNTDGRLEVEVTRIGRDTLLSRIRQTVADAQTGKAPVQRLADRVSSVFVPVVLAIAVVTAVAWLLAGQGADAAVTAAVAVLVIACPCALGLATPTAMLVGTGRAAQLGIVVRSAEVLETSRAVTTVVLDKTGTLTTGRMRVHEVAGDPDALLLAAALEHGSEHPVARALVAHATAPLPDVEEFTALPGSGVRGTVAGTEVEVGRAPEPDTLPRELGEAVAAGRARGRTTVLVTVAGRPRAVVAVGDTVRPESREAVAALHAAGLRTVLLTGDHESAARHVADQLGIGTVVAGVRPEDKLGEVRRLQDAGETVAMVGDGVNDAAALVQADLGIAVGTGTDAAIEAGDVTLVNGDPRLVVAALQLSRRTLTVIRQNLFWAFAYNVVGIPVAALGLLNPMVAGAAMAASSVCVVTNSLRLRRFTVATQG, encoded by the coding sequence ATGAGCCAGACCCCCGTCCGCGACACCCGCTCCGTCGACCTGCTGGTCGGCGGCATGACCTGCGCCTCCTGCGTGGGCCGGGTGGAGAAGAAGCTCAACCGCCTCGACGGGGTGACGGCCACGGTCAACCTCGCCACGGCCTCGGCCCGGGTCGCCTACGACCCCGCACTGGTCGACGAGGAGACCCTCGTCGCGACCGTCGAGCGCACCGGCTACTCCGCCTCGCTGCCCAGCGAGGGCGACGACCCGGCGCAGGAGGAGGACACCCAGGCCCGGGTGCTGCTGCGCCGGCTGGCGGTCGCAGCGCCGCTCACGGTCGCGGTGGCGGTGCTGGCGATGGCCCCCGGCGTGCCCCGGCTCCCGTGGCTGCAGCTCCTCCTCACACTCCCCGTCGTGGCGTACGCCGGGTGGCCGTTCCACCGCGCGGCTGCGGTCAACGCCCGCCACCTCTCCTCGACCATGGACACGCTGGTCTCGATCGGGACCGTGGCCGCCTTCGCCTGGTCGGTGGTGGAGCTGCTCCGCGGCGAGATGCACCTCTACTTCGAGGTCGCCGCGACGGTGACGACCTTCCTGCTGCTGGGCCGCTGGCTTGAGGCACGGGCCAAGTCGCGCGCCGGGTCGGCGCTGCACGCGCTGCTCGAGCTCGGCGAGACCCGGGCGGTGCTGCTGGAGGCAGGGCCCGACGGCGCCGCCGAGCGCGAGGTCGACGTCGCCGCGCTGCGGCCCGGGATGCGGGTGCTGGTGCGCCCGGGCGCCCGGGTGCCCACCGACGGGGTCGTCGTCGCGGGCCGCAGCAGCTGCGACGAGTCGATGGTGACCGGGGAGAGCCTGCCGGTCGAGAAGGACGCCGGCGACGAGGTCGTCGGCGGCACGCTCAACACCGACGGACGCCTCGAGGTCGAGGTCACCCGGATCGGCCGCGACACGCTGCTGTCCCGGATCCGGCAGACGGTGGCCGACGCCCAGACCGGCAAGGCACCCGTCCAGCGGCTCGCGGACCGCGTGTCGTCGGTCTTCGTGCCGGTCGTGCTGGCGATCGCCGTGGTCACGGCCGTCGCCTGGCTGCTGGCCGGCCAGGGCGCCGACGCGGCCGTCACGGCGGCCGTGGCCGTGCTCGTCATCGCCTGCCCGTGCGCACTGGGGCTGGCCACGCCCACCGCGATGCTGGTCGGCACCGGGCGCGCCGCCCAGCTGGGCATCGTGGTCCGCAGCGCCGAGGTGCTCGAGACCTCGCGCGCCGTCACCACGGTCGTGCTCGACAAGACCGGCACCCTGACCACGGGCCGGATGCGGGTGCACGAGGTGGCCGGCGACCCCGACGCGCTGCTGCTGGCGGCGGCTCTGGAGCACGGCAGCGAGCACCCGGTGGCCCGGGCGCTGGTCGCCCACGCCACCGCACCCCTGCCCGACGTGGAGGAGTTCACCGCGCTCCCGGGCTCCGGCGTGCGCGGCACCGTGGCCGGCACCGAGGTCGAGGTCGGACGCGCCCCCGAGCCCGACACACTGCCGCGCGAGCTCGGCGAGGCGGTGGCCGCGGGCCGCGCCCGGGGCCGCACCACCGTGCTGGTGACGGTCGCCGGTCGCCCCCGCGCCGTCGTCGCGGTCGGGGACACCGTCCGCCCGGAGAGCCGTGAGGCGGTCGCCGCGCTGCACGCCGCCGGGCTGCGCACCGTGCTGCTCACCGGCGACCACGAGAGCGCCGCCCGCCACGTCGCCGACCAGCTGGGCATCGGCACGGTCGTGGCCGGCGTACGACCGGAGGACAAGCTGGGCGAGGTACGCCGCCTGCAGGACGCCGGCGAGACCGTCGCCATGGTCGGCGACGGGGTCAACGACGCGGCGGCGCTGGTGCAGGCCGACCTCGGCATCGCGGTCGGCACCGGCACCGACGCCGCCATCGAGGCGGGCGACGTCACGCTGGTCAACGGCGACCCGCGGCTGGTCGTGGCGGCGCTCCAGCTCTCGCGCCGCACCCTGACGGTGATCCGGCAGAACCTGTTCTGGGCCTTCGCCTACAACGTGGTCGGCATCCCGGTGGCGGCCCTGGGCCTGCTCAACCCGATGGTCGCGGGAGCCGCGATGGCCGCCTCCAGCGTCTGCGTGGTGACCAACTCGCTGCGGCTGCGCCGCTTCACGGTGGCCACGCAGGGATGA
- a CDS encoding cold-shock protein codes for MAQGTVKWFNAEKGFGFIAQENGGDDVFVHYSAIQSQGYKSLDENQKVEFDVTQGPKGPQAENVRPL; via the coding sequence ATGGCTCAGGGCACCGTCAAGTGGTTCAACGCCGAAAAGGGTTTCGGCTTCATCGCTCAGGAGAACGGCGGGGACGACGTCTTCGTCCACTACTCCGCGATCCAGTCGCAGGGCTACAAGTCCCTCGACGAGAACCAGAAGGTCGAGTTCGACGTCACCCAGGGCCCCAAGGGCCCCCAGGCGGAGAACGTTCGTCCTCTCTGA
- the pstB gene encoding phosphate ABC transporter ATP-binding protein PstB, translating into MAKSIDVSDLDIYYGDFLAVESVNMTIPARSVTALIGPSGCGKSTFLRSLNRMHEAIPGARVDGKIIVDGQSLYDPGVDPVEVRRMVGMVFQRPNPFPTMSIYENVLAGLRLNNKKLKKAAADQVVEKSLKGANLWNEVKDRLGKPGMGLSGGQQQRLCIARAIAVEPQVLLMDEPCSALDPISTSAIEDLIHELKSEYTIVIVTHNMQQAARVSEDTAFFNIAGTGKPGKLIEMNPTKKIFSVPDEAATEAYISGRFG; encoded by the coding sequence ATGGCCAAGAGCATCGACGTCTCTGACCTCGACATCTACTACGGCGACTTCCTGGCGGTCGAGAGCGTCAACATGACGATCCCCGCCCGTTCGGTGACGGCGCTCATCGGACCGTCCGGCTGCGGCAAGTCGACCTTCCTGCGCTCCCTCAACCGGATGCACGAGGCGATCCCCGGCGCCCGCGTCGACGGCAAGATCATCGTCGACGGGCAGTCCCTCTACGACCCGGGCGTGGACCCGGTGGAGGTACGCCGCATGGTCGGCATGGTCTTCCAGCGGCCCAACCCGTTCCCGACGATGTCGATCTACGAGAACGTCCTCGCCGGGCTGCGGCTGAACAACAAGAAGCTCAAGAAGGCCGCCGCCGACCAGGTCGTGGAGAAGTCCCTCAAGGGCGCCAACCTGTGGAACGAGGTCAAGGACCGGCTGGGCAAGCCCGGCATGGGCCTCTCGGGCGGCCAGCAGCAGCGGCTGTGCATCGCCCGCGCGATCGCCGTCGAGCCGCAGGTGCTCCTGATGGACGAGCCCTGCTCGGCCCTCGACCCGATCTCGACCTCGGCGATCGAGGACCTCATCCACGAGCTCAAGTCGGAGTACACGATCGTCATCGTCACCCACAACATGCAGCAGGCGGCCCGGGTCTCCGAGGACACCGCCTTCTTCAACATCGCCGGCACCGGCAAGCCCGGCAAGCTGATCGAGATGAACCCCACCAAGAAGATCTTCAGCGTCCCCGACGAGGCCGCCACCGAGGCCTACATCTCGGGTCGGTTCGGCTAG
- a CDS encoding metal-sensitive transcriptional regulator: protein MDTTPGYHDHKGDYLTRLRRIEGQVRGLQRMVDEDVYCIDILTQVSAVKSALASVSVGLVQDHLGHCVQDAVAGAAAGDEDGRARAEAKVAEASAAITRLLKS from the coding sequence ATGGACACGACCCCCGGCTACCACGACCACAAGGGTGACTACCTCACCCGGCTGCGGCGCATCGAGGGACAGGTCCGCGGGCTGCAGCGGATGGTCGACGAGGACGTCTACTGCATCGACATCCTCACCCAGGTCTCGGCCGTCAAGAGCGCCCTGGCGAGCGTCTCGGTCGGTCTGGTCCAGGACCACCTCGGCCACTGCGTCCAGGACGCCGTCGCGGGTGCCGCGGCCGGCGACGAGGACGGCCGGGCCCGCGCCGAGGCCAAGGTCGCCGAGGCGAGCGCCGCCATCACCCGCCTGCTCAAGAGCTGA
- the pstA gene encoding phosphate ABC transporter permease PstA, with translation MSTTTQAPQAPRGAAPTRAQSLQRPRLPRWAPLLVALGAVAGAALLGLLLGWGLLSTGFVALLLFVVLMPVWSLVVENRRAAVDRLMTSLVWSAFLVALVPLLSLIWTVVSKGAPQINATFLTFSQFRTDLSQPVGIYHALIGTLLITLGATVIAVPIGIFTAIYIVEYGQKGRLARSITFLVDVMTGIPSIVAGLFAFALWILLFGPSARAGLGGSIALAILMIPIVVRSTEEMLRLVPDDLREASYALGVPKWRTIAKVVLPTALGGIVTGVTLAIARVVGETAPLLLIAGLTTRTNFNLFDGRMTTLPVLIFTQNANPGIPPPSGGEPPGIGIAWGGAFVLIVIVMLLNLVARVVGKYFAPKTGH, from the coding sequence ATGAGCACCACCACCCAGGCGCCCCAGGCGCCCCGGGGAGCAGCTCCCACCCGCGCCCAGAGCCTGCAGCGGCCGCGGCTCCCCCGCTGGGCGCCGCTGCTGGTCGCCCTCGGCGCCGTCGCCGGCGCCGCCCTGCTGGGCCTGCTGCTCGGCTGGGGCCTGCTGAGCACCGGCTTCGTCGCGCTGCTGCTGTTCGTGGTGCTGATGCCGGTCTGGTCGCTGGTGGTGGAGAACCGCCGCGCCGCCGTCGACCGGCTGATGACCTCGCTGGTCTGGAGCGCGTTCCTGGTCGCGCTGGTGCCGCTGCTGTCGCTGATCTGGACGGTGGTCTCCAAGGGCGCGCCGCAGATCAACGCGACCTTCCTGACGTTCTCGCAGTTCCGCACCGACCTCTCGCAGCCGGTCGGCATCTATCACGCCCTGATCGGCACCCTGCTGATCACGCTGGGCGCCACCGTGATCGCGGTCCCGATCGGCATCTTCACCGCGATCTACATCGTGGAGTACGGCCAGAAGGGCCGCCTGGCCCGCTCGATCACCTTCCTGGTCGACGTGATGACCGGCATCCCCTCGATCGTCGCCGGCCTGTTCGCCTTCGCGCTGTGGATCCTGCTGTTCGGGCCCTCCGCCCGCGCCGGACTCGGCGGCTCGATCGCGCTGGCCATCCTGATGATCCCGATCGTGGTGCGCTCCACCGAGGAGATGCTCCGGCTCGTGCCCGACGACCTGCGCGAGGCGTCGTACGCCCTGGGGGTGCCGAAGTGGCGCACCATCGCCAAGGTCGTGCTCCCCACGGCGCTGGGTGGCATCGTGACCGGCGTGACCCTCGCCATCGCCCGCGTGGTCGGCGAGACCGCGCCGCTGCTGCTGATCGCGGGCCTGACGACCCGGACCAACTTCAACCTCTTCGACGGCCGGATGACGACGCTGCCGGTCCTGATCTTCACCCAGAACGCCAACCCGGGCATCCCGCCGCCGAGCGGCGGTGAGCCCCCGGGCATCGGCATCGCCTGGGGCGGCGCGTTCGTGCTGATCGTGATCGTGATGCTGCTCAACCTCGTCGCCCGCGTGGTCGGCAAGTACTTCGCCCCCAAGACCGGACACTGA
- a CDS encoding IS3 family transposase (programmed frameshift), with the protein MPKAFPREFREDVIRVYRDSDASLAQVAKDFGISPSCLKRWVTIDDKKSARPSSAGRAPVESDALREANKRIRLLEQENEVLRRAAAYLSQANLPKMMYPLVRELAADGVPVAVTCRVLKIARQPYYRWLVNPVTDAELTAAYRANALFDAHRDDPEFGYRFLLDEARGAGEPMAERTAWRICSDLGWWSAFGKKRGRNGKKPGPPVHDDRCAVVDDQGRIRHEFTATGPNELWLADITEHWTGEGKLYVCAIKDVCSNRIVGYSIDSRMKSRLAVAALNDAVARRGKVAGCVLHTDRGSQFRSRKFVHALNRHDMVGSMGRVGAAGDNAAMESFFSLLQKNVLDRHPWATREELRIAIVRWIERTYHRRRRQAALGRLTPVEYELIMTPTATQAA; encoded by the exons ATGCCGAAGGCGTTCCCCAGAGAGTTCCGCGAGGACGTGATCCGGGTCTACCGGGACTCGGATGCGTCGCTGGCCCAGGTCGCCAAGGACTTCGGCATCTCGCCGTCGTGCCTGAAGCGCTGGGTCACGATCGATGACAAGAAGTCTGCCCGCCCATCCTCAGCCGGCCGAGCGCCCGTGGAGTCCGACGCGCTGCGCGAAGCGAACAAGCGAATCAGGCTCCTCGAGCAAGAGAACGAGGTTCTGCGCCGCGCCGCTGCGTATCTCTCTCAGGCCAACCTGCCG AAAATGATGTACCCGCTCGTCCGCGAGCTGGCCGCCGATGGGGTCCCCGTCGCGGTGACGTGCCGGGTGCTGAAGATCGCTCGCCAGCCCTACTACCGCTGGCTGGTCAATCCGGTCACCGATGCCGAGCTGACCGCGGCCTACCGGGCGAACGCGTTGTTCGACGCCCACCGCGACGACCCCGAGTTCGGCTACCGGTTCCTCCTCGACGAAGCCCGCGGCGCAGGTGAGCCGATGGCCGAGCGGACCGCGTGGCGGATCTGCTCCGACCTCGGTTGGTGGTCGGCGTTCGGGAAGAAGCGCGGCAGGAACGGGAAGAAGCCGGGCCCGCCGGTGCACGACGACCGCTGCGCCGTGGTCGACGACCAAGGCAGGATCCGCCACGAGTTCACCGCCACCGGCCCGAACGAGCTGTGGCTGGCCGACATCACCGAGCACTGGACCGGGGAGGGCAAGCTCTACGTCTGCGCGATCAAGGACGTCTGCTCCAACCGCATCGTCGGCTACTCGATCGACTCACGGATGAAGTCCCGGCTCGCGGTCGCTGCGCTGAACGACGCAGTCGCTCGCCGCGGCAAGGTGGCCGGTTGTGTCCTGCACACCGACCGAGGATCGCAATTTCGAAGCCGCAAGTTCGTCCACGCGCTCAACCGCCACGACATGGTCGGCTCGATGGGCCGCGTCGGCGCAGCCGGCGACAACGCAGCCATGGAGAGCTTCTTCTCGCTGCTGCAGAAGAACGTCCTCGACCGCCACCCCTGGGCCACCCGTGAAGAGCTGAGGATCGCGATCGTCAGGTGGATCGAGAGGACCTACCACCGGCGCCGGAGACAGGCTGCTCTCGGGCGATTGACCCCGGTCGAATACGAGCTGATCATGACTCCAACCGCCACCCAGGCGGCCTAA
- a CDS encoding heavy-metal-associated domain-containing protein: protein MSTTYDVTGMTCGHCAQAVTTELSSVQGVTGVQVDVATGKVVVEGEGFTDAQVAEAVDEAGYALA, encoded by the coding sequence ATGAGCACGACGTACGACGTGACCGGCATGACCTGCGGGCACTGCGCCCAGGCCGTCACCACCGAGCTGTCCTCCGTCCAGGGCGTGACCGGCGTCCAGGTCGACGTCGCGACCGGCAAGGTCGTCGTCGAGGGCGAGGGATTCACCGACGCCCAGGTCGCCGAGGCCGTCGACGAGGCCGGCTACGCCCTGGCCTGA
- a CDS encoding inorganic phosphate transporter, whose protein sequence is MEIAIIVAVVVVALVFDYTNGFHDAANAIATSVSTRALTPRVALLMAAVMNFVGAFLGQKVASTVSDVIDPGVGSHGMVIVMAGLFGAITWNMVTWYYGLPSSSSHALIGGLVGSALTAGVFVNWATVIEKVVIPMVLSPLLAFSLGFMLLIMWLFRKSSPRRVGSGFRLAQTISAAAMALGHGLQDAQKTMGVIFLALLSGGYVASGDPLPIWVIIAAATAISLGTYSGGWRIMRTLGRRIIHLDPARGFAAESISASVLYTAAYVFEAPISTTHTITSAVMGVGATKRFSAVRWGVARSILTAWVLTFPAAGGVAALVYLLLRFVLQLP, encoded by the coding sequence GTGGAGATCGCGATCATCGTCGCGGTCGTCGTGGTGGCCCTGGTGTTCGACTACACCAACGGGTTCCACGACGCGGCCAACGCCATCGCGACGTCCGTCTCGACGCGCGCCCTGACCCCGCGGGTGGCGCTGCTGATGGCGGCGGTCATGAACTTCGTGGGCGCGTTCCTCGGCCAGAAGGTCGCCAGCACCGTCAGTGACGTCATCGACCCCGGGGTCGGCAGCCACGGCATGGTCATCGTCATGGCCGGTCTGTTCGGCGCGATCACCTGGAACATGGTGACCTGGTACTACGGCCTGCCCTCGTCGTCCTCGCACGCCCTGATCGGCGGCCTGGTCGGCTCGGCGCTGACCGCCGGCGTCTTCGTCAACTGGGCCACGGTGATCGAGAAGGTCGTCATCCCGATGGTGCTCTCGCCGCTGCTGGCGTTCTCCCTCGGCTTCATGCTGCTGATCATGTGGCTGTTCCGGAAGTCCTCACCCCGCCGCGTGGGGTCGGGGTTCCGGCTGGCGCAGACCATCTCGGCCGCGGCGATGGCGCTCGGCCACGGCCTCCAGGACGCCCAGAAGACGATGGGCGTGATCTTCCTGGCGCTGCTCTCCGGCGGGTACGTCGCCTCGGGCGACCCGCTCCCGATCTGGGTCATCATCGCCGCCGCCACCGCGATCTCGCTGGGCACCTACTCCGGCGGCTGGCGGATCATGCGGACCCTCGGACGCCGGATCATCCACCTCGACCCGGCGCGCGGGTTCGCCGCCGAGTCGATCTCCGCGAGCGTGCTCTACACCGCGGCGTACGTCTTCGAGGCCCCGATCTCGACCACCCACACCATCACCAGCGCGGTGATGGGCGTCGGCGCCACCAAGCGCTTCTCCGCCGTCCGCTGGGGCGTCGCCCGCTCCATCCTCACCGCCTGGGTGCTGACCTTCCCCGCCGCCGGCGGCGTCGCCGCGCTGGTCTACCTCCTGCTGCGGTTCGTGCTGCAGCTGCCCTGA
- a CDS encoding NUDIX hydrolase, with the protein MPIPPYVADLRSHIGHDLLWLPGVTAVVRRGTGPATEVLLVRRSDDGTWTPVTGIVDPGEEPAVAAAREALEEADVVIRVDRLALVGATDEVAYPNGDRSVYLDLTFACTWVSGEARVADDESTDVRWCTPDELEDLRPAMAARMRARIDAALSGESAARFATG; encoded by the coding sequence GTGCCCATCCCGCCGTACGTCGCCGACCTGCGCTCCCACATCGGCCACGACCTGCTGTGGCTGCCCGGCGTGACCGCGGTCGTGCGCCGCGGCACCGGGCCCGCCACCGAGGTGCTGCTGGTCCGGCGGTCCGACGACGGGACGTGGACCCCCGTCACCGGCATCGTCGACCCGGGGGAGGAGCCCGCGGTGGCGGCCGCCCGCGAGGCGCTGGAGGAGGCCGACGTGGTGATCCGGGTCGACCGCCTCGCGCTGGTGGGGGCGACCGACGAGGTGGCCTATCCCAACGGGGACCGGTCGGTCTACCTCGACCTCACCTTCGCCTGCACCTGGGTCTCCGGTGAGGCGCGGGTGGCCGACGACGAGTCCACCGACGTGCGCTGGTGCACGCCGGACGAGCTCGAGGACCTCCGCCCGGCGATGGCCGCCCGCATGCGCGCCCGCATCGACGCGGCCCTGTCGGGGGAGTCGGCCGCGCGGTTCGCCACCGGCTGA
- a CDS encoding DUF47 domain-containing protein has product MDDVFYDLFQTSAQHLVEGAAILAELLGEGADRKAIAARMQEAEHRADETTHEIASRVNATFVTPFDREDIYALASGLDDVMDYMEEAVDLTVLYEVGALPAEIAEQVDVLQRCAELTAEAMPRLRSMKDLSEYWIEINRLENAGDKSFRHILALLFGGSYDALDVLKLKDIVESLESAVDAFEKVANTVEQIHAKES; this is encoded by the coding sequence GTGGACGACGTCTTCTACGACCTCTTCCAGACCTCCGCGCAGCACCTCGTCGAGGGGGCGGCCATCCTGGCCGAGCTGCTCGGCGAAGGGGCGGACCGCAAGGCGATCGCTGCCCGCATGCAGGAGGCCGAGCACCGCGCCGACGAGACCACCCACGAGATCGCGTCGCGGGTCAACGCCACCTTCGTGACGCCGTTCGACCGCGAGGACATCTACGCGCTGGCCTCCGGGCTCGACGACGTCATGGACTACATGGAGGAGGCGGTCGACCTGACCGTCCTCTACGAGGTCGGTGCCCTGCCCGCCGAGATCGCCGAGCAGGTCGACGTGCTGCAGCGCTGCGCCGAGCTGACCGCCGAGGCGATGCCGCGGCTCCGCTCGATGAAGGACCTCTCGGAGTACTGGATCGAGATCAACCGGCTCGAGAACGCCGGTGACAAGAGCTTCCGCCACATCCTGGCCCTGCTCTTCGGCGGCAGCTACGACGCGCTCGACGTGCTCAAGCTCAAGGACATCGTCGAGTCGCTCGAGAGCGCCGTCGACGCGTTCGAGAAGGTCGCCAACACGGTGGAGCAGATCCACGCCAAGGAGTCCTGA
- a CDS encoding 5'-nucleotidase has product MIGTAAYPSVPETLRGLPSRGPRGRVRLHARGCTGRTRRSDEPDYTPRLRIALVTARNASAHECAVHSLREWGVRVDDAFFLGGIEKARVLRVMQPHIYFDDQDLHLTGALEDVVAVHIPYGVANEASP; this is encoded by the coding sequence GTGATTGGCACTGCGGCTTACCCCTCGGTCCCGGAGACCCTTCGAGGGCTCCCGTCCCGTGGTCCTCGCGGTCGCGTCCGGCTCCACGCGCGCGGTTGCACGGGCCGCACACGTCGGTCGGATGAACCCGACTACACCCCACGCCTTCGTATCGCACTGGTCACCGCGCGGAACGCCTCCGCGCACGAGTGCGCGGTGCACTCCCTCCGGGAGTGGGGCGTGCGGGTCGACGACGCGTTCTTTCTCGGCGGTATCGAAAAGGCGCGCGTACTGCGGGTCATGCAGCCACACATTTACTTCGACGACCAGGACCTCCACCTCACTGGGGCGCTTGAGGATGTCGTCGCGGTCCACATCCCGTACGGCGTCGCGAACGAGGCAAGTCCCTGA
- a CDS encoding 5'-nucleotidase yields MAPTASSTRSRSTTSSPSSARYATGHSLTSPSRRAAGNKGTAMAYELENRLVVGVASSALFDLTESDAYFRKYGEMAYREYRRQTNDAPRSGTARRSL; encoded by the coding sequence ATGGCCCCGACAGCATCTTCAACGAGGAGCAGGTCGACGACATCGTCACCATCCTCAGCGAGGTACGCGACCGGGCACTCCCTGACGTCACCGTCGCGTAGAGCTGCTGGGAACAAAGGAACGGCTATGGCATACGAACTAGAAAACCGGCTCGTCGTCGGCGTGGCTTCCAGCGCGTTGTTCGACCTCACCGAGTCGGACGCCTACTTCCGCAAGTACGGCGAGATGGCGTACAGGGAGTACCGCAGGCAGACGAACGACGCGCCCCGCTCGGGCACCGCCAGACGGTCCTTGTAG